In Armatimonadota bacterium, a single window of DNA contains:
- a CDS encoding transposase, with protein MLISCLGSRRPTAWEGFRWQEGYAAFTVSHGDVSKVADYIADQEGHHRTVSSGDELRAILTEFGIEIDERYFE; from the coding sequence ATGTTGATCTCTTGCTTGGGGTCCAGGCGACCCACTGCGTGGGAGGGATTCCGGTGGCAGGAGGGCTATGCGGCGTTCACCGTTAGCCATGGAGACGTTTCGAAGGTCGCCGATTACATAGCCGATCAGGAAGGGCACCATCGGACCGTTTCGTCGGGCGATGAGCTCCGGGCGATCTTGACGGAGTTTGGGATCGAAATCGACGAGCGGTATTTCGAGTGA
- a CDS encoding transposase, whose product MASTYLNLRIHVIFSTLHRAPSIAPDWKDDLHAYLGGAARGLGAFSIQIGGTTDHVDLLLGVQATHCVGGIPVAGGLCGVHR is encoded by the coding sequence GTGGCCTCCACCTACCTCAACCTAAGAATCCATGTCATCTTCTCAACCCTCCACCGGGCACCCTCCATCGCACCTGATTGGAAGGATGATTTGCATGCCTACCTCGGCGGTGCGGCTCGGGGACTCGGCGCATTCTCCATCCAAATTGGAGGCACAACCGATCATGTTGATCTCTTGCTTGGGGTCCAGGCGACCCACTGCGTGGGAGGGATTCCGGTGGCAGGAGGGCTATGCGGCGTTCACCGTTAG